One Anas acuta chromosome 32, bAnaAcu1.1, whole genome shotgun sequence DNA segment encodes these proteins:
- the LOC137846462 gene encoding maestro heat-like repeat-containing protein family member 7 translates to MKFLRSIISVCRSAKNCDLWCGLEDFCNKYQLAEHIKVLLDEEPLDVLHTAVQQQAMLALGHLSYVNSVLEGKKKSILLACFSSVFLLPSHEHLECESRIYYLRTLDAMDRMLRLFIRNSPLSGFSELQDILQILLPFANSHSEAICERAVGRAAKLTSWLATRFSPEDHSADGGYTECNVPLLGQLVGWLLLCHTCENRQIRWEASDALYYLYQFIQKNRRTAPEASQQPQGKAEAIPRLPLPTATDIATNFGKYLQQSQRTDVILKVIEALRDSNTYDKQEVSGVLHMAIEDPASWLTDVPEIVRCIYRHVEYINTASARRSLDILILWLANQRPREVASTLLQISPSSDRHANLQGFLYGRGGDRRLSA, encoded by the exons ATGAAGTTCCTAAGGAGCATCATCAGCGTGTGCAGAAGTGCCAAAAACTGCGACCTGTGGTGCGGCCTCGAGGACTTCTGTAACAAATACCAGCTGGCAGAGCATATTAAG gtgctgctggatgAGGAGCCCTTGGATGTTCTGCACACAGCGGTGCAGCAGCAAGCCATGCTTGCACTTGGCCACTTGAG ctaTGTCAACTCAGTGCTGGAGGGCAAGAAGAAGAGCATCCTGCTCGCCTGTTTCAGCAGTGTCTTCTTGCTGCCCTCACACGAGCATTTGGAGTGCGAGAGCCGCATCTACTACTTGAGG ACCCTGGATGCCATGGACCGCATGCTGAGGCTCTTCATCAGAAATTCTCCCCTCTCCGGCTTCAGTGAGCTGCAGGACATCTTGCAG ATTCTGCTGCCCTTTGCCAACTCCCACAGCGAAGCTATTTGCGAGAGGGCCGTGGGGAGGGCCGCGAAGCTGACCAGCTGGCTAGCCACACGCTTCTCACCGGAG GACCACAGCGCTGATGGAGGATACACTGAGTGCAATGTGCCGCTCCTGGGACAGTTGGTGGGATGGCTCCTCCTCTGCCACACTTGCGAGAACAGGCAGATACGATGGGAGGCTTCGGATGCTCTTTATTACCTCTACCAATTCATCCAGAAAAACA GAAGAACAGCACCAGAAGCTAGTCAACAGCCTCAGGGGAAAGCTGAGGCCATACCGAGGCTTCCTTTACCCACTGCCACGGACATTGCCACG AACTTTGGAAAATACCTCCAGCAGTCTCAGAGGACAGACGTCATCCTCAAGGTCATTGAAGCCCTGAGAGACTCCAACACATACGACAAACAGGAGGTCAGCGGTGTGCTGCACATGGCCATCGAAGACCCTGCCTCCTGGCTGACCGAC GTGCCAGAGATCGTGAGGTGCATCTACAGACACGTGGAGTACATCAACACGGCATCAGCCCGGCGCAGCCTGGACATCCTCATCCTCTGGCTGGCCAACCAGCGGCCAAGGGAGGTggccagcaccctgctgcagatCTCGCCATCATCTGACAGGCATGCCAACCTTCAGGGCTTCTTgtatgggaggggaggggacaggagacTTTCCGCCTGA
- the LOC137846457 gene encoding uncharacterized protein, with amino-acid sequence MWETMFSQNQTMENVLRETLGVLQEQKLRGLPGFIPEDNCIPHLALLAHPDVGEDDSEALRHLQRLLEHPNRVTYSVVLSALLPASETPVTARKLPVLLPGIIQGLHVARADTKMKALLLIRNLMDHVKRKQASSIALQVAGDILPLFNDECSQLQELSICLYNKVMQAVLWNHKRQLKKVVKRGLLPLFFHLSDQTQSVAKASLEALVTAADFLKQGKLKHLAQTEQTWKIAEYLVKTTALSIPQNPSPTGLVAGRWEWPEGKGGCWQEGVVCPAGQGLQAL; translated from the exons ATGTGGGAAACCATGTTCTCCCAGAACCAGACGATGGAGAATGTCCTGAGGGAGACACTTGGCGTGCTCCAGGAGCAGAAGCTGCGCGGGCTCCCGGGCTTCATCCCAGAGGACAACTGCATCCCTCACTTGGCG CTGCTGGCCCACCCAGATGTTGGAGAAGACGACTCGGAGGCCCTGCGCCACCTCCAGAGGCTCTTGGAGCATCCCAACCGAGTGACGTACTCGGTGGTGCTCAGCGCTCTCCTCCCAGCGTCAGAGACACCTGTCACG GCAAGAAAACttcccgtgctgctgccaggcatcATTCAGGGCCTGCACGTTGCCAGGGCTGACACCAAGATGAAGGCCCTGCTTCTCATCCGAAACCTGATGGATCACGTGAAGAGGAAGCAGGCCAGCTCCATCGCTCTGCAAGTGGCTGGGGACATCCTGCCACTGTTTAACGAT GAGTGCAGCCAGCTGCAAGAGCTCTCCATCTGCCTCTACAACAAAGTGATGCAGGCTGTGTTGTGGAACCACAAGAGGCAGCTGAAGAAGGTCGTGAAGAGGGGCCTGCTCCCACTCTTTTTTCACCTGAGTGACCAGACCCAGAGCGTGGCCAAG gcctCCCTGGAAGCCCTTGTCACCGCTGCAGACTTCCTGAAGCAGGGAAAACTCAAGCACCTGGCGCAGACAGAGCAGACCTGGAAGATCGCAGAGTACTTGGTAAAGACAACAGCTCTCTCCATACCTCAaaaccccagccccacagggctcGTGGCTGGGAGATGGGAATGGcctgaggggaagggggggtgTTGGCAGGAGGGGGTGGTCTGTCCAGCCGGGCAGGGTCTGCAAGCCCTGTAA